From Candidatus Binataceae bacterium, a single genomic window includes:
- a CDS encoding glycosyltransferase family 39 protein, whose amino-acid sequence MTPSSWKSQRGAMVMCAAIALAVAVLTLHRLGASDLCSGDEAVEAVFVQQMVEHHELLFPLENAKQPMYKPPLFHWTAAAFDRLGGIGRVTVRGVRAVAAGYAIAGAILTMVAAAALLGAEGAVLAGLALAGSYQYISQGRMARVDMTLCFFETLALLVFVWWLPERVATGAREALERRLRLYVLAVVMGLAVLSKGPVGALVPGAAMLAFMLYERRFRQLPALLEPGPLLIGAMVALSWYAACYLGGRFGFLNRQIGSENFGRFFGSLGAMSPLYYLKPVFLNSAPLSLLAPIAVGAVLWPRNSTAEQEVVSGLKPATPETARAGSAMRLFAIFWIVTVLFFNLAAYKRRAYLLPLWPANAILIAWLFLRIARFPWGVIAKWTYVATCAGLIVFNFLYIPRREMRDCADSSYRPAAEEILQVVGSNDPLYTFGFDEELSPLLFYLDRNAPALKDKLGDAPPGYVILPLKVWKAHQSEALDLTPVLTSEHGQRKIVLLRRGKTYARTERARLARMKVPQRRQRQISRALRLACSGSSWSCGR is encoded by the coding sequence ATGACTCCTTCGTCGTGGAAGTCCCAGCGCGGCGCGATGGTCATGTGCGCGGCAATCGCGCTCGCCGTCGCGGTCCTGACCTTGCACCGGTTGGGCGCCAGCGACCTCTGCAGCGGCGATGAAGCAGTGGAGGCGGTATTCGTGCAGCAGATGGTCGAGCATCACGAGTTGCTGTTCCCCCTCGAGAACGCCAAGCAGCCGATGTACAAGCCGCCGCTGTTTCACTGGACGGCTGCTGCGTTCGACCGGCTCGGCGGTATCGGCCGGGTGACGGTGCGCGGGGTGCGCGCGGTTGCGGCAGGCTACGCGATCGCGGGAGCAATCCTTACTATGGTTGCGGCCGCCGCGCTGCTGGGCGCCGAGGGTGCGGTTTTAGCCGGGCTCGCGCTGGCGGGATCGTATCAATACATCAGCCAGGGCCGGATGGCGCGGGTCGACATGACGCTGTGCTTCTTTGAAACACTGGCGCTGTTGGTGTTCGTGTGGTGGCTTCCGGAGCGGGTGGCTACCGGGGCGCGGGAGGCGTTGGAGCGGCGGCTACGTCTGTACGTGCTCGCCGTCGTGATGGGACTGGCGGTGCTTTCCAAGGGTCCGGTCGGCGCCCTCGTGCCGGGTGCCGCCATGCTGGCTTTCATGTTGTACGAGCGGCGGTTTCGACAGCTGCCCGCGCTCCTGGAGCCGGGGCCGCTCTTGATCGGCGCGATGGTTGCCCTGAGCTGGTACGCGGCCTGCTATCTGGGCGGCCGGTTCGGATTCCTCAACCGTCAGATCGGCAGCGAGAATTTCGGACGGTTCTTCGGATCGCTTGGCGCAATGTCGCCGCTCTACTACCTCAAACCCGTCTTCCTGAATTCTGCTCCGCTAAGCCTGTTGGCTCCCATCGCGGTCGGCGCCGTATTGTGGCCGCGCAACTCCACGGCCGAGCAGGAAGTCGTCAGCGGCCTTAAGCCGGCGACCCCGGAAACTGCTCGAGCCGGCTCTGCGATGCGGCTGTTCGCGATCTTCTGGATCGTAACGGTCTTGTTCTTCAATCTCGCCGCGTATAAACGGCGCGCCTACCTGCTACCCCTGTGGCCGGCCAATGCGATTCTGATCGCGTGGTTGTTTCTCCGGATCGCGCGCTTTCCTTGGGGGGTCATTGCCAAATGGACCTACGTCGCGACCTGCGCCGGGTTGATCGTGTTCAATTTCCTCTATATTCCGCGCCGTGAGATGCGTGACTGCGCGGACAGCAGCTATCGACCCGCGGCCGAGGAAATTCTCCAAGTGGTGGGCAGCAACGATCCGCTCTACACGTTCGGCTTCGACGAAGAACTGTCGCCGCTGCTCTTTTATCTCGATCGCAACGCGCCGGCGTTGAAGGACAAGCTCGGCGATGCGCCGCCGGGCTACGTGATCCTGCCGCTTAAGGTGTGGAAGGCGCATCAGTCTGAAGCGCTCGACTTGACGCCGGTACTCACCAGCGAGCACGGCCAGCGCAAGATCGTCCTGCTGCGCCGCGGGAAAACCTACGCGCGAACCGAAAGGGCGAGGCTTGCACGGATGAAGGTGCCGCAGCGGCGCCAGCGACAGATTTCGAGGGCGCTCAGACTTGCCTGTAGCGGAAGCAGTTGGTCATGTGGTCGTTGA
- a CDS encoding DNA-3-methyladenine glycosylase I — protein MKTPTRCFWANNDLEIAYHDGEWGVPLHDDDKLFEFLILEGAQAGLSWDTILRKREHYRAAYDGFDPRKVAKYGKREIARLLNNEGIVRNRLKIDSSIANAKAFLAVQEEFGSFDAYVWQFVGGKPKRNALRQRSDLLASTAESDALSKDLRKRAFSFVGTTICYAFMQAVGMVNDHMTNCFRYRQV, from the coding sequence GTGAAAACCCCTACGCGATGTTTCTGGGCCAACAATGACCTCGAGATCGCCTACCACGATGGCGAGTGGGGTGTCCCGCTCCACGATGACGATAAGCTGTTCGAGTTTCTGATTCTCGAGGGCGCGCAGGCCGGCCTTAGCTGGGACACGATTCTCCGCAAGCGCGAGCACTATCGCGCCGCCTATGACGGATTTGACCCGCGCAAGGTCGCAAAGTACGGCAAACGCGAAATCGCCCGGCTGCTCAACAACGAGGGCATCGTCCGCAATCGCCTGAAGATCGATTCCTCGATTGCCAACGCGAAAGCATTCCTTGCGGTGCAGGAGGAGTTCGGCAGCTTCGATGCCTACGTATGGCAGTTCGTGGGCGGCAAGCCCAAGCGCAACGCGCTGCGCCAGCGTAGCGACCTGCTCGCTTCGACCGCCGAATCCGATGCGCTGAGCAAGGACCTACGCAAACGCGCCTTCAGCTTCGTTGGCACCACTATCTGTTATGCGTTTATGCAGGCGGTCGGGATGGTCAACGACCACATGACCAACTGCTTCCGCTACAGGCAAGTCTGA
- a CDS encoding ParB/RepB/Spo0J family partition protein, which produces MLRRPLGRGLDALIENTLAQPPVSQVSLVRLEEIAPGPYQPRTYFDPEGLAELAQAIKSQGIIEPLIVRLTGADGSSRQPYQLIAGERRLRAARLAGLERVPVLPRELDDRGALEMALVENLAREELNPVEEGRALKRLNQDFGQTHDDIAARIGKSRPYVSNAIRLLDLPEPVLDLIAQSKLTVGQSRPLLALASADAQIAAARAIVERGLTARSAEALAQEQRRRRNTGTPRPAPDDPNLNALVEGLQRALKRKVRIIKKRGKSPGRVELDYYDEPDLTALASALMGESRGVATHA; this is translated from the coding sequence ATGCTGCGACGACCGCTGGGGCGAGGGCTCGATGCGCTGATCGAAAACACGCTTGCACAACCGCCGGTAAGCCAGGTGAGTTTGGTGCGCCTGGAGGAGATTGCACCGGGGCCGTATCAGCCGCGCACCTACTTCGATCCGGAGGGTCTCGCGGAACTCGCCCAGGCGATCAAAAGCCAGGGCATCATCGAACCCCTGATCGTGCGGCTCACCGGCGCCGACGGTTCGAGCCGGCAGCCCTACCAGCTAATCGCCGGCGAGCGGCGCCTGCGCGCTGCGCGGCTGGCCGGATTGGAGCGCGTGCCGGTCCTGCCGCGCGAACTCGACGACCGCGGTGCGCTCGAGATGGCCCTGGTCGAAAACCTGGCCCGCGAGGAACTCAATCCGGTCGAAGAAGGACGTGCGCTCAAGCGCCTTAACCAGGATTTCGGTCAGACCCACGACGACATCGCGGCGCGCATCGGCAAGAGTCGGCCCTACGTGAGCAACGCGATCCGGCTGCTGGACTTGCCCGAGCCGGTACTCGACCTGATCGCGCAGAGTAAGTTGACCGTGGGTCAGTCGCGCCCCCTGCTCGCGCTCGCTTCCGCCGATGCACAAATCGCCGCGGCACGCGCCATCGTCGAGCGCGGGCTGACCGCGCGGAGCGCCGAAGCGCTGGCCCAGGAACAACGTCGCAGGCGCAACACCGGCACGCCGCGCCCTGCGCCTGATGACCCCAATCTGAATGCACTCGTGGAGGGATTACAGCGCGCTCTCAAGCGCAAGGTCCGAATCATTAAGAAGCGGGGAAAGAGCCCCGGGCGCGTCGAGCTCGACTACTACGACGAGCCCGACCTGACCGCGCTCGCGTCGGCGCTCATGGGCGAATCGCGCGGGGTCGCCACGCACGCGTGA
- a CDS encoding AAA family ATPase yields the protein MKRTRLPRDADEVLVGVGRVIAIANQKGGVGKTTTAVNLAVALAAAGRRVLLIDLDPQGNATSGLTIVRNGEQRAVHSKTVYDALVVGVPFHEIVREVRAGLFLAAGGGDLVGAEIELATMEGREQRLHTLLNSLVLEYNYVLIDTPPSLGILTLNALVAADTVLVPMQCEYYALEGLSSLLATIRKVKNALRPSLEIEGLVLTMFDPRNRLSHEIAGEVRRHFPDKVFASVIPRSVRLSESPSHGLSVLEYEGKSAGAEKYRSLAIEIMARDGTAALPG from the coding sequence GTGAAACGTACGCGTCTTCCCAGAGACGCTGATGAGGTGTTGGTTGGTGTGGGGCGGGTCATCGCAATAGCCAATCAGAAGGGCGGCGTCGGTAAGACTACTACCGCGGTCAATCTCGCGGTCGCGCTGGCGGCGGCGGGGCGCCGGGTTCTCCTCATCGATCTCGATCCGCAGGGCAACGCCACCTCGGGCCTAACGATCGTTAGGAACGGGGAACAGCGCGCCGTCCATTCAAAGACGGTCTACGATGCACTGGTGGTTGGGGTTCCCTTTCACGAAATCGTTCGCGAAGTACGGGCCGGCTTGTTTTTGGCGGCCGGTGGCGGCGATCTGGTCGGTGCCGAGATCGAGCTGGCGACCATGGAAGGGCGCGAGCAGCGGCTGCACACGCTCCTGAATTCGTTAGTACTAGAATATAACTATGTTCTAATCGATACCCCACCGTCGCTCGGGATTCTCACGCTCAATGCGCTGGTGGCCGCCGACACGGTGCTGGTTCCGATGCAGTGTGAGTACTATGCCCTTGAGGGCCTCAGCTCGCTGCTGGCGACTATCCGCAAAGTCAAGAACGCGCTCAGGCCGTCGCTCGAGATCGAAGGGCTGGTGCTCACCATGTTTGATCCGCGCAACCGGCTCTCACATGAGATTGCGGGTGAGGTGCGACGGCATTTTCCCGACAAGGTTTTCGCCAGCGTCATTCCGCGCAGCGTGCGTCTGTCGGAAAGTCCGAGCCACGGCCTGTCAGTACTCGAATACGAGGGCAAGTCGGCGGGAGCCGAGAAATATCGGAGCTTGGCGATCGAGATAATGGCGCGCGATGGGACGGCTGCATTGCCGGGATGA
- a CDS encoding RsmG family class I SAM-dependent methyltransferase, with product MKRREPSSPFSAQVRQILEHSPEVAQSGLGTDFLDRMEQFANALHLWGARTNLTAHPEDPAEVAFHVVDSLAPLTLNLCPSPLCDGARVLDLGSGAGFPGLILAAALAGEFTLAEARRKRATFLSIAAAAMGLTNVKVTASRLSAKTVDAGFDAITARAVGEAGLEIIARALGPHGCAILWLGREQMVSVDRVLTAGPCYLARHDYVLRRGAKAVRRSLVTVQRKSL from the coding sequence GTGAAACGTCGCGAGCCGTCCAGTCCTTTCTCCGCGCAGGTACGTCAGATCCTGGAGCACTCTCCTGAGGTCGCGCAAAGCGGTCTTGGCACCGACTTCCTCGACCGCATGGAACAATTTGCAAACGCGCTGCATCTCTGGGGGGCTCGGACTAATCTGACGGCTCATCCCGAGGATCCGGCCGAGGTCGCATTCCACGTCGTCGACAGCCTCGCGCCGCTTACTCTGAATCTCTGCCCCAGCCCCTTGTGCGACGGGGCGCGAGTGCTCGATCTCGGCAGTGGAGCGGGCTTTCCGGGACTGATCTTGGCGGCGGCCTTGGCGGGCGAGTTTACCCTGGCCGAGGCTCGGCGCAAGCGTGCAACGTTCCTTTCGATAGCGGCGGCCGCGATGGGCCTCACCAACGTAAAGGTAACGGCAAGCCGTCTGTCCGCCAAAACGGTCGACGCCGGATTCGACGCAATCACCGCGCGGGCCGTCGGGGAGGCCGGCCTCGAGATCATCGCGCGGGCGTTAGGCCCGCACGGGTGTGCGATCCTTTGGCTCGGTCGCGAGCAGATGGTAAGCGTGGACCGCGTTCTCACTGCGGGACCGTGCTACCTGGCGCGGCACGACTATGTCCTGCGTCGTGGAGCCAAAGCAGTGCGCCGCTCTCTAGTGACCGTCCAACGCAAATCCCTTTAG
- the mnmG gene encoding tRNA uridine-5-carboxymethylaminomethyl(34) synthesis enzyme MnmG, which yields MKYDVIVVGAGHAGIEASLAAARMGAKTLMLTLNLDHVGQMSCNPAIGGIGKGHLVREMDALGGEMGLAIDETGIQFRFLNTRKGPAVRARRAQADKAAYRSRSKRVLETTGNLAMRQGSVERVIVENGCVCGVETQIGEIFEARTVILTTGTFLKGLVHIGLKNYAAGRAGDFAAMGLSEDLTKLGFRIGRLKTGTCPRLDSRTIDYSELEVQKGDEPPPAFSFRTKQISQSQIPCHLTHTNQRTHEIIRGGIDRSPIYSGVIQSRGPRYCPSVEDKVMRFSDKASHQIFLEPEGRDTVEVYPNGLSTSLPLDVQVAMVRSIQGLERAEIMRPGYAIEYDFSDPTQLLPSLETRLVRGLFFAGQLNGTTGYEEAGAQGLIAGINAALQVRSEPALILRRDEAYIGVMIDDLVTRGIGGEPYRMFTSRAEYRLILREDNADRRLAPIGERLGLLDARAGERVRSKTTRVAAEIARLRATLIPASETVNAQLAERESSSISQSMRALEMLKRPELSYGDVLQMTSLTEPLDVDEAAELEIDIKYHGYVQRQGEAIARFRRLEETTIPDWVDFHLVRGLSTEVRERLSASRPHSLGQAARMPGITPAAVSILAVHIKAGARATAD from the coding sequence ATGAAGTACGACGTTATCGTGGTCGGCGCCGGGCACGCCGGAATCGAGGCCTCGCTCGCCGCGGCGCGAATGGGCGCCAAGACTCTGATGCTGACGCTCAATCTCGACCACGTCGGACAGATGTCCTGCAATCCCGCGATCGGGGGCATCGGCAAGGGCCACCTGGTGCGCGAGATGGATGCGCTTGGCGGTGAGATGGGCCTGGCGATTGATGAGACTGGAATTCAGTTTCGGTTTCTTAACACGCGCAAAGGGCCCGCGGTTCGCGCTCGCCGGGCACAGGCCGACAAGGCTGCATATCGTTCGCGCAGCAAGCGCGTGCTTGAGACTACCGGGAACCTGGCGATGCGTCAGGGCAGCGTCGAGCGCGTCATCGTCGAGAACGGGTGCGTCTGCGGGGTTGAAACCCAAATCGGGGAAATTTTCGAAGCGCGGACCGTGATCCTGACGACCGGAACATTTCTTAAGGGTCTGGTCCATATCGGGCTCAAGAACTATGCGGCGGGCCGCGCGGGTGACTTCGCCGCCATGGGTCTAAGCGAAGATTTAACGAAACTAGGCTTTCGCATCGGGCGACTCAAGACCGGGACCTGCCCACGCCTTGATTCGCGAACCATCGACTACAGCGAACTGGAAGTGCAGAAGGGTGACGAACCGCCGCCCGCGTTTTCGTTTCGCACCAAACAAATCTCACAGTCCCAGATACCGTGTCATCTCACACATACCAACCAACGTACCCATGAGATCATTCGCGGCGGCATCGATCGCTCGCCCATCTATTCCGGGGTGATTCAAAGCCGCGGACCGCGATACTGTCCCTCCGTGGAAGACAAAGTGATGCGCTTTAGCGACAAAGCGAGCCATCAGATTTTCCTTGAACCGGAAGGGCGCGACACCGTTGAGGTTTACCCCAACGGACTCTCAACGAGTCTGCCGCTCGACGTCCAAGTCGCGATGGTGCGGTCCATCCAGGGACTCGAGCGGGCAGAGATCATGCGGCCTGGCTATGCGATTGAATACGATTTTTCGGACCCGACGCAGCTCCTTCCGAGTCTGGAAACTCGCCTGGTTCGCGGGCTCTTCTTCGCAGGTCAGCTAAACGGAACCACAGGCTATGAGGAGGCGGGCGCGCAGGGTTTGATCGCCGGCATCAACGCCGCTCTTCAGGTGCGGAGCGAACCCGCGTTGATTCTACGCCGCGATGAGGCATACATCGGCGTGATGATCGACGACCTGGTCACACGAGGAATCGGCGGCGAGCCGTACCGGATGTTCACCTCGCGGGCGGAATATCGGCTCATTCTGCGCGAGGACAACGCCGACCGCCGGCTTGCGCCGATTGGCGAACGACTTGGTTTGCTCGATGCCCGAGCCGGCGAACGAGTTCGAAGCAAGACAACCCGGGTTGCTGCCGAAATCGCGCGTCTGCGCGCCACGCTGATTCCCGCGAGCGAAACCGTGAACGCCCAGCTGGCCGAGCGCGAGTCGTCATCGATTTCTCAATCCATGCGGGCGCTCGAGATGCTGAAGCGTCCGGAGTTGTCCTATGGTGACGTACTTCAGATGACGTCTCTTACAGAGCCGCTCGATGTCGATGAGGCGGCGGAGCTGGAAATCGATATCAAATACCACGGCTATGTGCAGCGCCAGGGCGAAGCGATCGCGCGGTTTCGGCGCCTGGAGGAGACAACCATTCCCGACTGGGTAGATTTTCATCTTGTACGCGGACTATCTACCGAGGTTCGTGAACGCCTGTCAGCATCCCGACCTCACTCGCTCGGCCAAGCCGCCCGTATGCCCGGAATTACACCGGCTGCGGTATCGATCTTGGCGGTCCATATCAAAGCGGGCGCGCGAGCCACCGCCGATTGA